The Alphaproteobacteria bacterium genome has a segment encoding these proteins:
- the fdhD gene encoding formate dehydrogenase accessory sulfurtransferase FdhD: protein MADGLVVRKVKPRKATQGSLAEFAVAPDPADPRLTNRVLGVDQDGKAIETAVVVERPLSLFLNGQEIVTMMTIGDHPDFLAVGYLLNQNMLRADDEITAIDRDDELDLVVVRTKRKTNYEEKLKRKIKTSGCAQGTVFGDLMEKFDEIVLPENAVIRTSWLYALSRKINTRPSLYLAAGAIHGCVLCEEDRPLIYMEDVGRHNAIDKIAGYMFMNGVSPEGKIFYTTGRLTSEMVIKCVQMRIPILISRSGFTAWGVDLAKRANLTLIGRAKGKRFVALAGESRIVYDADWTAIGEEARAIQRKSSLADND, encoded by the coding sequence ATGGCGGATGGTTTGGTCGTGCGCAAAGTGAAGCCCCGGAAAGCGACACAAGGGTCTTTGGCGGAATTTGCAGTGGCTCCCGATCCGGCCGACCCCCGTCTCACAAATCGCGTCCTCGGCGTCGATCAGGATGGCAAGGCTATCGAAACGGCCGTCGTCGTCGAGCGGCCGTTGAGCCTCTTCCTCAACGGGCAGGAAATCGTCACCATGATGACGATCGGCGACCATCCGGATTTTCTTGCCGTAGGCTATCTCCTCAATCAGAACATGCTGCGCGCCGACGACGAAATCACCGCGATTGACCGAGACGATGAACTCGATCTTGTCGTGGTGCGGACGAAGCGCAAGACAAACTACGAAGAAAAGCTCAAGAGGAAGATCAAAACCTCCGGCTGTGCGCAGGGCACTGTCTTCGGCGATCTCATGGAGAAATTCGATGAGATCGTCCTGCCCGAGAATGCGGTGATCCGGACCTCGTGGCTCTACGCCCTTTCGAGGAAGATCAACACGCGTCCGAGCCTCTATCTTGCTGCCGGCGCCATCCACGGCTGTGTCCTCTGCGAGGAGGACAGACCGCTCATTTACATGGAGGACGTCGGCCGCCACAACGCGATCGACAAGATCGCAGGCTATATGTTCATGAATGGCGTTTCTCCGGAGGGCAAGATTTTCTACACGACCGGGCGTCTCACGAGCGAAATGGTAATCAAATGCGTGCAGATGCGCATTCCGATCCTCATCTCACGGTCGGGATTCACGGCCTGGGGGGTCGATCTCGCGAAGAGAGCGAATCTCACTTTGATCGGTCGCGCGAAGGGCAAGCGCTTCGTAGCGCTTGCGGGCGAATCGCGTATCGTCTATGACGCGGACTGGACCGCCATTGGCGAAGAAGCGAGGGCTATTCAGCGCAAGTCGAGCCTTGCGGACAATGACTGA
- the moaA gene encoding GTP 3',8-cyclase MoaA has translation MAVMDTNPLVDPFERQITYLRVSVTDRCDFRCVYCMAEDMTFLPKSEILSLEELERVCSAFVRLGVRKLRLTGGEPLVRRDIMTLFRRLGRLIETDNLAELTVTTNGSQLAKYASELLASGVRRVNVSLDTLDAAKFTAITRWGKLDRVIEGITAAKVAGLQVKINTVALKGVNDDEALKLVTWAHGEGHDITFIEVMPMGDIGGEARLDQFLPMSMLRAKLAERLTLVASGHRTGGPARYFDVKETGGRIGFITPMTHNFCESCNRVRLTCTGTLFMCLGQEDAADLRTPLRASDDDALLVAAIREAIARKPKGHDFLIDRRHGLASVSRHMSVTGG, from the coding sequence ATGGCTGTCATGGACACAAATCCGCTTGTAGACCCGTTCGAGCGTCAAATCACCTACCTTCGGGTGTCGGTGACGGATCGCTGCGATTTTCGCTGTGTTTATTGCATGGCGGAAGACATGACCTTCTTGCCGAAGTCGGAAATCCTGTCCCTTGAGGAGTTGGAGCGTGTGTGTTCCGCCTTCGTGCGCCTTGGCGTGCGCAAGCTGAGGCTCACGGGTGGAGAGCCGCTCGTGCGGCGCGACATCATGACGCTATTCCGGCGGCTCGGCCGCCTGATCGAAACGGACAACCTCGCCGAGCTGACCGTCACCACCAACGGTAGCCAGCTCGCGAAATACGCGAGCGAGCTTCTTGCTTCTGGCGTTCGTCGCGTGAACGTCTCGCTCGACACGCTCGACGCCGCAAAATTCACCGCAATAACGCGTTGGGGCAAGCTCGATCGGGTCATAGAGGGTATTACCGCGGCCAAGGTGGCCGGCCTCCAAGTCAAAATCAACACCGTGGCGCTGAAGGGGGTGAATGACGACGAGGCCTTAAAACTGGTCACCTGGGCGCACGGCGAAGGCCACGACATCACTTTCATCGAGGTCATGCCGATGGGCGATATCGGCGGAGAGGCGCGGCTCGACCAATTTCTCCCAATGTCGATGCTCCGTGCAAAGCTCGCCGAGCGACTGACGCTCGTGGCGAGCGGACATCGCACTGGCGGCCCTGCGCGCTACTTCGACGTAAAGGAGACCGGCGGGCGCATTGGCTTCATTACGCCGATGACCCATAATTTTTGTGAGTCCTGCAACCGGGTGCGCCTGACGTGCACAGGGACGCTATTCATGTGCCTCGGGCAGGAGGACGCGGCCGACCTTCGCACGCCCCTTCGAGCGAGCGACGACGACGCCTTGCTCGTCGCTGCAATCCGGGAGGCGATCGCACGCAAGCCGAAGGGCCACGACTTCCTGATCGATCGGCGCCATGGGCTGGCGTCGGTGTCGCGACATATGAGCGTCACCGGCGGCTGA
- a CDS encoding aspartate/glutamate racemase family protein translates to MECEVGPQTKGSERVWYQSFVDPVDQSPYIARLQSTLDAIASESIKFEVHGLSPPDSHFHPLTEFRCAAQTIRLAIEAERLGYSAFVIGHFQEPGLRECRGSVDIPVIGLGEAALLSACTMGRKIALVTIDPAFIDWHERQIAELGLFSRIVGVRAIRTGLDDFMQAFTDRAAYARVRENFIEQVRPLVTAGADVIVPAGGLPMLLFCHERPFTIDGSLVLSGIPVVAKAAETALALHRLMGAVVSRRGAFAKASPEAIEEFMSRHW, encoded by the coding sequence ATGGAATGCGAAGTTGGTCCACAGACGAAAGGAAGTGAGCGCGTCTGGTATCAAAGCTTCGTTGATCCCGTCGACCAATCGCCCTACATCGCGCGCTTGCAGAGCACGCTCGACGCGATCGCCAGCGAAAGCATCAAATTCGAGGTTCATGGCCTCTCCCCGCCTGACTCACATTTTCACCCCTTGACGGAGTTTCGGTGCGCTGCCCAAACGATACGCCTGGCGATCGAAGCTGAGAGATTGGGCTATAGCGCTTTCGTAATAGGACACTTCCAAGAACCTGGATTACGCGAGTGCCGAGGCTCTGTGGATATCCCCGTGATCGGCCTTGGCGAAGCGGCGCTACTTTCAGCATGCACAATGGGTCGGAAAATCGCATTGGTGACGATCGATCCCGCGTTTATTGACTGGCACGAACGGCAGATCGCTGAACTTGGTCTGTTCAGCCGGATAGTCGGCGTGCGCGCGATTCGCACGGGTCTCGATGACTTCATGCAGGCTTTTACAGATCGTGCGGCCTACGCGAGGGTGCGGGAGAACTTTATCGAGCAGGTACGCCCGCTGGTTACGGCCGGCGCCGATGTGATTGTACCCGCGGGTGGTCTTCCAATGCTGCTGTTCTGCCATGAGCGCCCTTTCACGATCGATGGAAGCCTCGTATTGAGCGGCATTCCCGTCGTCGCGAAAGCCGCCGAAACAGCACTGGCGCTCCATCGATTGATGGGCGCCGTCGTGAGCCGGCGAGGCGCCTTTGCGAAAGCCTCGCCCGAAGCCATAGAAGAGTTCATGAGCAGGCACTGGTGA
- a CDS encoding molybdopterin-guanine dinucleotide biosynthesis protein A, with product MTKALTAWVCGLLLALAANWTAPMAAAQSPAANDTSSSSSDQAPGQGATERQPNYYYPQPQTREVYVSQATILSDSDRDRRIGFVIGLTQQMLANPYPPSVAIFAKGDNAERLIVVSLLDGSYNTLYRARAFFATLTAVARTTPFFRDNAVDDLFNFFDLCKLLGFKEIIWSDGRELAHQIVLK from the coding sequence ATGACGAAGGCTCTCACCGCGTGGGTTTGTGGGTTGTTGCTAGCGCTCGCCGCCAATTGGACGGCACCCATGGCGGCGGCACAGTCCCCGGCTGCCAACGACACCAGTTCGTCAAGCTCCGACCAGGCCCCGGGTCAAGGTGCGACCGAGCGCCAGCCGAACTATTATTACCCTCAGCCCCAGACACGTGAGGTTTACGTTTCGCAGGCGACAATCCTTTCGGATTCGGATCGCGACCGCCGGATCGGATTCGTCATCGGACTGACCCAGCAGATGTTGGCTAATCCCTACCCACCGAGCGTTGCGATTTTTGCCAAGGGCGACAATGCCGAGCGGCTGATCGTCGTCTCCCTCCTTGACGGCAGCTACAACACGCTTTACCGCGCGCGCGCATTTTTCGCCACACTGACGGCGGTAGCCCGCACGACGCCCTTCTTCCGCGACAACGCGGTCGACGATCTTTTCAATTTCTTTGACCTGTGCAAGCTCCTCGGGTTCAAAGAGATCATCTGGTCGGATGGAAGGGAACTCGCACACCAGATCGTACTGAAATAG
- a CDS encoding NAD kinase — protein MSPSPKLAFLASDTDKAQEALAELTTRYASVPVEAADVIVALGGDGFMLESLHRYMSLGRPIFGLQRGSVGFLMNEYHENDLPGRVAQAQGFRLHPLRMNTRTLLGDCREALAINEVSLLRETRQAAKIRISVDEVVRLESLVCDGILVSTPAGSTAYNLSAHGPIIPLGSPILAMTPICAFRPRRWRGALLPNSAKVRFEVIEAEKRPVSAVADYTEVRDVVEVEIVEDNKVSLTLLFDPEHNLEERILMEQFAP, from the coding sequence ATGTCGCCCTCACCCAAGCTCGCCTTTCTCGCCTCCGATACCGACAAAGCGCAGGAAGCGTTGGCCGAACTCACCACGCGTTATGCGTCGGTGCCGGTCGAAGCGGCGGACGTCATCGTCGCCCTCGGCGGTGACGGCTTCATGCTCGAATCGCTACATCGCTACATGTCGCTCGGGCGCCCAATTTTCGGGTTGCAGCGCGGGTCGGTCGGTTTTCTTATGAACGAGTATCATGAAAACGACCTGCCGGGCCGCGTCGCCCAGGCGCAAGGCTTCAGGCTGCATCCGCTCCGCATGAACACGCGTACGCTGTTGGGCGATTGTCGCGAAGCGCTCGCAATCAATGAAGTCTCGCTTCTGCGCGAGACGCGTCAGGCTGCAAAGATCCGAATTTCGGTCGATGAGGTCGTGCGCCTCGAAAGCCTGGTCTGCGACGGAATCCTCGTGTCGACCCCCGCGGGAAGTACCGCCTACAACCTTTCCGCCCACGGCCCGATCATTCCGTTGGGGTCTCCCATTTTGGCCATGACCCCCATCTGTGCATTTCGGCCGCGACGCTGGCGGGGAGCGCTACTGCCCAATTCTGCCAAGGTCCGCTTTGAAGTGATCGAGGCCGAGAAGCGGCCCGTGAGTGCGGTGGCCGACTATACCGAGGTGCGCGACGTCGTGGAGGTCGAGATTGTCGAAGATAACAAAGTGAGCTTGACACTCCTCTTCGATCCCGAGCACAACCTCGAGGAACGCATCCTCATGGAGCAGTTCGCACCCTGA
- the argE gene encoding acetylornithine deacetylase has translation MTDFKPKTREWIERLIAFPTVSRDSNLALIECVRDYLKELGIESQLVHDESGMKANLYATIGPKNERGIMLSGHTDVVPIDGQDWASDPFKVSERDGKLFGRGVADMKSFVAVVLASLPLFLKRKLATPIHLALSYDEEVGCLGVRRLIARFDEMPVRPAICIVGEPSSMQVARGHKGKLSYRCHVHGLESHSALTHRGVNAVENAAEIIGHLRRLGRLIRQNGPFDSNFEPPYTTVHTGVIHGGTQLNIVPRDCRFDFEIRPLPSQDPVPVFEEVKAFVERELLPEMKAVSTRSGIEWQRLTEFPGLNTDEEAEVTRLVKQLTGANTTTVVAFGTEGGLFSKAGIPTIICGPGSIEQAHKPDEWVALDQIARCEIFLTRLADRVSANR, from the coding sequence ATGACAGACTTCAAGCCTAAGACTCGCGAGTGGATCGAGCGGCTGATCGCCTTTCCGACAGTCAGCCGCGACTCGAACCTCGCACTTATCGAATGCGTCCGGGACTATCTCAAGGAACTGGGGATCGAATCTCAGCTTGTTCACGATGAAAGCGGAATGAAGGCCAATCTCTATGCCACGATCGGCCCCAAGAACGAGCGTGGCATCATGCTTTCCGGCCATACCGACGTGGTGCCAATCGACGGTCAGGATTGGGCGAGCGATCCTTTCAAAGTCAGCGAGCGGGACGGAAAGCTTTTCGGTCGCGGCGTTGCCGACATGAAAAGTTTCGTTGCCGTGGTGCTGGCGTCGCTCCCGCTTTTCCTGAAGCGTAAATTGGCGACGCCGATTCATTTGGCCCTTTCATACGACGAGGAAGTCGGCTGCCTTGGCGTGCGGCGGCTCATCGCTCGGTTCGATGAGATGCCCGTGCGTCCCGCAATATGCATTGTGGGCGAGCCGTCGAGCATGCAGGTCGCGCGCGGCCACAAGGGAAAACTCAGTTACCGCTGCCACGTGCACGGGCTTGAATCGCATTCGGCACTCACCCATCGCGGCGTGAATGCGGTCGAGAACGCCGCCGAAATCATCGGACACCTCCGTCGCCTCGGACGCCTTATCCGCCAAAACGGCCCTTTCGATTCGAACTTCGAGCCGCCCTATACCACCGTTCACACCGGTGTCATCCATGGCGGCACGCAGCTCAATATCGTTCCGCGCGATTGCCGCTTCGATTTCGAGATTCGTCCTCTGCCGTCCCAGGACCCAGTGCCGGTGTTCGAGGAAGTCAAAGCATTCGTCGAACGAGAACTTCTTCCCGAAATGAAGGCAGTAAGCACGCGGTCAGGAATCGAGTGGCAGCGGCTTACGGAGTTTCCGGGACTTAATACCGACGAGGAAGCCGAGGTAACGCGCTTGGTCAAGCAGTTGACCGGCGCCAACACGACCACGGTGGTTGCCTTTGGCACAGAGGGCGGCTTGTTCTCAAAAGCGGGCATTCCAACGATCATTTGCGGACCTGGCTCGATAGAGCAGGCGCACAAACCCGACGAATGGGTCGCCTTGGACCAGATCGCCCGCTGCGAGATATTTCTTACACGCTTGGCCGATCGAGTTTCGGCGAACCGATAG
- a CDS encoding succinylglutamate desuccinylase/aspartoacylase family protein, whose protein sequence is MVDNENAAILTPPDIGRWRVGNTGVDYVHRLSGGKPGPSILVTALMHGNEACGAVALDRLLGTSVRPTRGTLTLAFLNVQAFARIDPRKPEQGRFVDEDMNRVWSFDKIEGPGKTIELDRARAVRPIVDASDHLLDLHSMTEGEVPLALSGTTTKGIRLAQRVRYPATVVADPGHSSGVRLRDYADFGDPASEKSALLVECGQHFSAGSADVAFQCALRFLNTFDMLDPTFAARHLDDDIVKPQRFVEVTHVVTIETDAFEFKWPVRPLEIIAKAGTLLALDGTREVRTPYDNCVPIMPAKKIKRGLTAVRLGRYFAQGVLNT, encoded by the coding sequence ATGGTCGACAATGAAAACGCCGCGATCCTGACGCCACCCGACATAGGCCGCTGGCGCGTCGGCAATACGGGCGTGGACTATGTTCACCGTTTGAGCGGCGGCAAGCCCGGCCCGAGCATTCTCGTAACCGCGCTCATGCATGGCAATGAGGCCTGCGGCGCGGTGGCACTCGACCGGCTTCTCGGAACATCAGTCAGACCGACGCGGGGAACCCTCACGCTCGCGTTTCTCAACGTTCAAGCCTTTGCAAGAATCGATCCCCGGAAGCCCGAGCAGGGACGTTTTGTCGACGAGGACATGAATCGGGTGTGGTCGTTCGACAAGATCGAGGGGCCGGGCAAGACTATCGAGCTCGATCGCGCGCGCGCCGTTCGGCCCATCGTCGATGCATCCGATCATCTCCTCGACCTTCACTCGATGACCGAGGGAGAGGTGCCGCTCGCACTTTCCGGCACCACTACGAAGGGAATCCGGCTCGCGCAACGCGTGCGATATCCAGCAACTGTCGTCGCCGACCCCGGGCACTCGAGCGGCGTGCGCTTGCGCGACTATGCGGATTTTGGTGATCCGGCCAGCGAAAAATCCGCGCTTCTCGTCGAGTGTGGTCAGCACTTTTCAGCAGGGAGTGCCGACGTCGCTTTTCAATGTGCGCTTCGCTTTTTAAATACCTTCGACATGCTCGATCCTACTTTCGCGGCAAGGCACCTGGACGATGATATTGTGAAGCCGCAGCGTTTCGTGGAAGTGACGCACGTCGTCACGATCGAGACCGACGCGTTCGAATTCAAGTGGCCGGTGCGCCCACTCGAGATCATTGCCAAAGCCGGAACGCTTTTGGCGCTGGACGGCACGCGCGAAGTCAGAACGCCCTACGATAATTGCGTGCCGATCATGCCCGCCAAGAAAATCAAACGTGGCCTGACCGCGGTGCGCCTCGGCCGCTATTTCGCTCAGGGAGTGCTGAATACATGA
- a CDS encoding adenylate/guanylate cyclase domain-containing protein — protein sequence MNTVGHETRSRRLSERQSERLRVVFRKEVVANFRLLAWLRTAAVALTAIWLIFYARQPNLAENLISCALFAALGWIYYALSANRPQTPWFSVFYPMIDALILIDNLLPIMPWNATSLPDPVVLRFGSFAYLFVPVALGAFFLAPWRTFWSAVATALVWGAAVGWILLQPGAFSVPDLTMIAREDPRRFLEVLLNPNFVDRASLMTDLFILLLVGGLLSVMSWRTRRLVEGQMRAERNRANLARYFSPQLIDQLQDMESPLSGVRTQPVAVLFADIVGFTRLSERLPPERVIELLRSFHRRMAGVVFENDGTLDKYIGDAVMATFGVPNIGHQDAVNALICARAMADELDRWSEKRLARGTGPIRVGIGVHYGPAVLGDIGDERRLEYAVIGDTVNVASRLERLTRVLTTDIVVSRDLVDAALRQAPEQATAALAGFTPEKPRKLRGRQEPISLWSYRRPGVAPSSGELAVS from the coding sequence ATGAATACAGTCGGGCATGAGACGCGCTCGCGGCGTCTCTCCGAGCGACAGAGTGAGCGCCTTCGCGTCGTGTTTCGCAAGGAAGTAGTCGCGAACTTTCGCCTCCTTGCATGGCTGAGGACCGCGGCAGTCGCCCTGACCGCGATTTGGCTCATTTTCTATGCGCGTCAGCCGAATCTGGCGGAGAACCTGATCAGCTGCGCGCTCTTTGCCGCCCTTGGTTGGATTTACTACGCCTTGAGTGCAAACCGCCCGCAAACCCCGTGGTTCAGCGTCTTCTACCCGATGATCGACGCGCTCATCTTGATCGACAATCTCCTGCCGATCATGCCCTGGAATGCGACATCGCTGCCCGATCCCGTTGTACTGCGCTTCGGAAGTTTTGCGTATCTCTTTGTCCCGGTCGCACTCGGTGCTTTTTTCCTGGCACCTTGGCGAACGTTTTGGAGCGCTGTTGCAACTGCACTCGTCTGGGGTGCTGCGGTTGGCTGGATATTGCTGCAGCCCGGCGCCTTCAGCGTGCCCGATCTCACCATGATTGCGCGGGAAGACCCACGCCGATTCCTGGAGGTCTTGCTCAACCCCAATTTTGTCGATCGGGCGAGCCTCATGACGGACCTGTTCATCCTTCTCCTGGTTGGCGGCCTCCTTTCCGTGATGTCGTGGCGAACGCGCCGACTCGTCGAGGGCCAAATGCGGGCCGAGCGAAACCGTGCGAACCTGGCGCGCTATTTCTCCCCCCAGCTCATCGACCAGCTGCAAGACATGGAATCGCCGTTGAGCGGCGTGCGAACGCAGCCAGTCGCGGTACTTTTCGCGGATATCGTGGGTTTCACGCGCCTTTCGGAGCGCCTGCCTCCGGAACGCGTGATTGAACTCCTCAGAAGCTTTCATCGACGCATGGCTGGGGTCGTCTTCGAGAACGACGGCACGCTCGACAAATACATAGGCGACGCGGTGATGGCGACTTTCGGGGTCCCAAATATCGGTCATCAGGATGCGGTCAATGCGCTGATATGCGCACGCGCTATGGCCGACGAACTCGACCGATGGAGCGAAAAGCGGCTTGCCCGGGGTACCGGTCCGATCCGCGTCGGCATCGGGGTGCATTACGGGCCTGCCGTACTGGGCGACATCGGCGACGAGCGACGGCTCGAATACGCGGTCATCGGCGACACCGTGAATGTGGCGAGCCGCCTCGAGCGCCTGACGCGCGTGCTGACCACAGACATCGTGGTAAGCCGCGACCTGGTCGACGCGGCATTACGGCAAGCGCCGGAACAGGCCACCGCAGCGCTCGCCGGCTTTACACCGGAAAAGCCGCGCAAACTTCGTGGCCGCCAAGAACCGATATCGCTCTGGTCCTATCGTCGGCCCGGAGTTGCGCCATCCTCCGGGGAGTTAGCGGTGTCCTGA